GGTAATGGAAGCACAGGGTTCTGTGTTAACCAATAAATATGCAGAAGGCTATCCAGGCCGCCGTTATTATGGCGGTTGTGAATACGTGGACATTGTTGAGGATCTTGCTCGTAATCGTGCGAAGGAGATTTTTGGTGCGGAATACGTAAACGTGCAGCCACACTCTGGCGCGCAGGCAAACATGGCTGTTTACTTTACGGTCCTTGAACAAGGCGACACTGTTCTTGGTATGAACCTTTCACATGGCGGTCACTTAACACACGGAAGCCCAGTAAACTTTAGTGGTGTTCAATATAACTTTGTTGAGTATGGTGTAGATGAAACCACTCACCGCATTAATTATGATGATGTTTTAGCAAAAGCACGTGAGCATAAGCCAAAGATGATTGTGGCTGGAGCAAGTGCCTATCCACGTGAAATCGATTTTGCGAAGTTCCGTGAAATTGCAGATGAAGTGGGCGCATACTTAATGGTGGATATGGCTCATATTGCGGGTCTAGTTGCAGCTGGTCTTCACCAAAATCCGGTTCCATATGCTGATTTTGTTACAACTACTACTCATAAAACACTTCGCGGACCTCGCGGCGGAATGATTCTCTGTAAAGAAGAATGGGGCAAAAAGATTGATAAATCAATTTTCCCTGGAATTCAAGGCGGTCCATTAATGCACGTAATCTCTGCAAAAGCAGTTGCGTTTGGAGAGGCTCTTCAAGACAGCTTTAAAGAATATGCAGGTCAAATTATTGCGAATGCAAAGCGTTTAGCTGACGGATTGCAAAAAGAGGGCATCAGACTTGTTTCTGGCGGCACCGATAACCACCTACTTCTTTTAGACATGCAGACACTTGGTTTAACTGGTAAAGTTGCTGAAAAGGTACTTGATGAAGTAGGAATTACCGTTAATAAAAATACGATTCCATTTGATCCACAAAGTCCGTTTGTAACAAGCGGTATCCGTATTGGTACAGCTGCTGTTACAAGCCGTGGTTTTGGGTTGGAAGAAATGGACGAAATCGCGTCAATTATTGCATTTACTTTGAAAAATCATGAAGACGAAGCGAAACTTAAGGAAGCGGCTGCTCGTGTTGAAGCTTTAACAGGTAGATTTACGCTTTATCCTGAATATTAAACATCTATGAATCGACTCCATTGTGGGTCGATTTCTTT
This genomic stretch from Neobacillus niacini harbors:
- the glyA gene encoding serine hydroxymethyltransferase, with the translated sequence MKHLSNQDKQVFEAIQQELGRQRGKIELIASENFVSEAVMEAQGSVLTNKYAEGYPGRRYYGGCEYVDIVEDLARNRAKEIFGAEYVNVQPHSGAQANMAVYFTVLEQGDTVLGMNLSHGGHLTHGSPVNFSGVQYNFVEYGVDETTHRINYDDVLAKAREHKPKMIVAGASAYPREIDFAKFREIADEVGAYLMVDMAHIAGLVAAGLHQNPVPYADFVTTTTHKTLRGPRGGMILCKEEWGKKIDKSIFPGIQGGPLMHVISAKAVAFGEALQDSFKEYAGQIIANAKRLADGLQKEGIRLVSGGTDNHLLLLDMQTLGLTGKVAEKVLDEVGITVNKNTIPFDPQSPFVTSGIRIGTAAVTSRGFGLEEMDEIASIIAFTLKNHEDEAKLKEAAARVEALTGRFTLYPEY